A single region of the Oncorhynchus keta strain PuntledgeMale-10-30-2019 chromosome 37, Oket_V2, whole genome shotgun sequence genome encodes:
- the LOC127916582 gene encoding zinc finger protein ZFP2-like, whose amino-acid sequence MSSLSYSPPDKEEEVCWTEKEALVKEEEEEVDVTIQKQVEGEAVTVKEEEKDVSVKEEEDAVRVKEEDVTVKEEEDSVFGVKKEGEMTVTSKKEEEETGYLSPVSQTHIKTFNGSYDERALINTRESGDYRVSSGDPQQQHDADEAEKSLSRSGLLKKHQQRPTGKKSYCKSTSELKIHQCVHNGETSHCSSDCGKRVTSSVDLKIHQRTHTVEKSYVCDQCGKSFTESRILKSHQRTHTGEKSYGCDQCGKRFTQPDSLIVHQRIHTGEKPYSCYQCGKSFTTSSHLIVHQRTHTGEKPYGCDECGKKFTASNALTVHQRVHTGEKPYSCSQCGKSFTQPDSLIVHQRIHTGEKPYICYQCGKSCTTSSHLIVHQRTHTGEKAFTCDQCGKSFGTSSHLIVHHRTHTGEKPYSCGQCGKSFGQSGHLTVHQRRHTGEKPYSCGQCGKSFGQSGHLTVHQRRHTGEKPYSCGQCGKSFGTSSYLTIHQRTHTGEKLYSCDQCDKKFSDKRHLIKHQKIHT is encoded by the exons ATGAGTTCACTAAGCTACTCTCCTCCTGAtaaagaagaggaggtctgctggacggagaaagaagctcttgtcaaagaggaggaggaagaggtggatgttacaatacaaaaacaagtagagggtgaggctgttacagtgaaagaagaagagaaagacgtttcagtgaaagaagaggaagacgcggtcagagtgaaagaggaggatgttacagtaaaagaaGAGGAGGATTCCGTTTTTGGAGTGAAGAAGGAAGGGGAGATGACTGTCACATcgaaaaaggaggaagaggaaactgGATATCTGAGCCCGGTTTCCCAAACGCATATTAAGACATTCAATGGTTCTTACGACGAACGGGCCCTGATTAACACTA GAGAGAGCGGTGACTATCGTGTATCTTCTGGGGATCCTcaacaacaacatgatgctgacgaGGCAGAGAAAAGTCTATCCAGATCAGGACTCCTCAAAAAACACCAGCAGAGACCCACAGGGAAGAAATCTTACTGCAAATCGACATCAGAACTTAAAATACACCAGTGTGTACACAATGGAGAGACATCTCACTGcagctctgactgtgggaaaagaGTCACCTCTTCAGTAGACCTTaaaatacaccagagaacacacacagtagagaAATCTTATgtctgtgatcaatgtgggaagagttttactgaGTCACGCATCCTgaaatcacaccagagaacacacacaggagagaaatcttatggctgtgatcaatgtggaaaGAGATTTACTCAACCAGACAGCCTGATAgtgcaccagagaatacacacaggagagaaaccttacagctgttatcaatgtgggaagagttttacaaCATCAAGCCATCTAAttgtacaccagagaacacacacaggagagaaaccttatggcTGTGATGAATGTGGGAAGAAATTTACTGCATCAAACGCCTTGACAGTGCACCAGAgagtacacacaggagagaaaccttatagctgtagtcaatgtgggaagagttttactcaacCAGACAGCCTGATAgtgcaccagagaatacacacaggagagaaaccttatatctgttatcaatgtgggaagagttgtACTACATCTAGCCATCTAAttgtacaccagagaacacacacaggagagaaagcTTTTacctgtgatcaatgtgggaagagttttggtaCATCTAGCCATCTAATTGTACACCATAGAacccacacaggagagaaaccttatagctgtggtcaatgtgggaagagttttggtcAATCTGGCCATCTGACAGTGCACCAGAGaagacacacaggagagaaaccttatagctgtggtcaatgtgggaagagttttggtcAATCTGGCCATCTGACAGTGCACCAGAGaagacacacaggagagaaaccttatagctgtggtcaatgtgggaagagttttggtaCATCTAGCTATCTGactatacaccagagaacacatacAGGGGAGAAActttatagctgtgatcaatgtgacaAGAAATTCTCTGATAAAAGACATCTGAtcaaacatcagaaaatacatacATGA